A genomic stretch from Chloroflexota bacterium includes:
- a CDS encoding MFS transporter — MTGRAGMLGALAERQFRLLWIGHTASAAGDALITVAIAFAVLGIGGSAFDLGIVFAAFTVAHVALVLAGGVWADRLPRQLVMVACDVVRAVGQVVLAILLISGTAQVWHLAVGAAVIGGASAFFLPASSGLVPQTVSPGRLQQANALMGLSRNATRIFGPPVAGLVIALSRGTGPIFLIDAATFAISAVSLLRLRLEPVEARPTQQPFFAELAAGWREVTSRRWILAAICTFGITNMASSPFFILGAVVADRELGGAAAWGIILTGSGIGGLIGGLLALRLRPRRPLFVGFLISCATSLPLIALVGPLPVLLIAACALLSLVAVELSNTWWFTMLQQHVPEHARSRVSSYDWLVSLVFQPLGFLLAGPLAGAIGLPATLLGAAALVLAGNLGVLLVRAVRDVRWVETAGEVTPDPA; from the coding sequence ATGACCGGACGGGCAGGCATGCTCGGAGCCCTGGCGGAGCGGCAGTTCCGCCTGTTGTGGATCGGGCATACCGCCTCGGCGGCCGGCGACGCGCTCATCACCGTGGCGATCGCTTTCGCCGTGCTGGGGATCGGCGGATCGGCGTTTGACCTGGGGATCGTCTTCGCCGCCTTCACCGTGGCGCACGTCGCCCTGGTGCTGGCCGGCGGGGTGTGGGCCGATCGGCTGCCGCGCCAGCTGGTGATGGTCGCGTGCGACGTGGTGCGCGCCGTCGGTCAGGTGGTGCTGGCGATCCTGCTGATCAGCGGCACAGCGCAGGTCTGGCACCTCGCGGTGGGGGCTGCAGTGATCGGTGGAGCCAGCGCCTTCTTCCTGCCGGCGAGCAGCGGCCTGGTGCCGCAGACGGTCAGCCCGGGCCGCCTGCAGCAGGCCAACGCGCTGATGGGCCTCTCGCGGAACGCGACCAGGATCTTCGGTCCGCCCGTCGCAGGGCTGGTGATCGCACTGTCTCGGGGGACCGGGCCGATCTTCCTGATCGACGCCGCGACCTTTGCCATCAGCGCCGTCTCCCTGCTGCGGCTCCGTTTGGAACCGGTCGAAGCGCGCCCAACCCAGCAACCGTTCTTCGCGGAGCTGGCGGCGGGGTGGCGCGAGGTGACGTCGCGGCGGTGGATCCTGGCGGCCATCTGCACGTTCGGCATCACCAACATGGCGAGCTCGCCGTTCTTCATCCTGGGCGCGGTGGTCGCCGATCGGGAGCTGGGCGGTGCCGCAGCCTGGGGGATCATCCTGACGGGGAGTGGGATCGGCGGACTGATCGGCGGCCTGCTGGCGCTGCGACTCCGTCCGAGGCGGCCCCTCTTCGTGGGATTCCTGATCAGCTGCGCCACGTCCCTGCCCCTGATCGCACTGGTCGGCCCGCTGCCCGTCCTCCTCATCGCGGCCTGCGCACTCCTATCGCTCGTCGCGGTCGAGCTCTCCAACACGTGGTGGTTCACGATGCTCCAGCAGCACGTGCCGGAGCATGCCCGCTCCCGGGTGAGCAGCTACGACTGGCTGGTCTCGCTGGTCTTCCAGCCGCTCGGCTTCCTGCTGGCTGGCCCGCTGGCGGGAGCGATTGGATTGCCGGCCACGCTGCTCGGCGCAGCGGCCCTGGTGCTCGCTGGCAACCTGGGCGTCCTGCTCGTTCGGGCCGTTCGGGACGTGCGCTGGGTCGAGACCGCCGGCGAGGTCACACCCGATCCTGCTTGA
- a CDS encoding GNAT family N-acetyltransferase, which translates to MNLAIPTIATERLTLRPFREADVTALFELSQDPDVMRYIGDRHVPTMQEAWRAVAGWLGHLALRGYGQWAIEERSSGRFVGRAGIINPADWPGAEVGYLLGRAWWGHGYATEAARAAMHWGFEQIGFPDLLSLIDPDNHLSIAVATRLGESLRGETEVMGHRVLVYGISRAEWTASRT; encoded by the coding sequence GTGAATCTGGCGATTCCAACGATTGCGACCGAGCGACTGACCCTGCGGCCATTTCGCGAGGCCGATGTAACAGCGCTCTTCGAGCTATCCCAGGACCCCGATGTGATGCGCTACATCGGCGACCGCCACGTGCCGACCATGCAGGAGGCGTGGCGCGCGGTCGCCGGCTGGCTCGGCCACTTGGCGCTGCGGGGCTACGGCCAGTGGGCAATCGAGGAACGGTCGAGTGGTCGCTTCGTGGGTCGAGCAGGGATCATCAACCCTGCTGACTGGCCGGGGGCGGAGGTCGGCTACCTGCTCGGTCGGGCATGGTGGGGGCACGGCTACGCGACCGAGGCCGCCCGCGCGGCGATGCACTGGGGATTTGAGCAGATCGGCTTCCCGGATCTGCTGAGCCTGATCGACCCAGATAACCACTTGTCGATCGCGGTCGCCACGCGCCTCGGAGAGTCGCTTCGCGGCGAGACCGAGGTGATGGGACACCGGGTCCTGGTCTACGGCATCAGTCGCGCGGAGTGGACGGCGAGCCGCACATGA
- a CDS encoding MFS transporter, translating into MLPPSTPEIERHRSRALATYFTAAALTSIAYIATFTVASLAAPEITGSAGSSGWPSAIAVAGTALAASFLSSVMARRGRRAGIVLGLAVAVAGGALAVIAVTAASLILLLVGSALVGFGNAAMNLSRYAAADLFPVDRRAGALGFVVWGSTIGAVVGPNLVAPAGGIAPTLGLLPLAGGFAMAFVFLLAALAVATLGPRAPIQPHLDEPTRAVGERPNSQRRLLVDLLRKPQGRTALVALVTSQLVMTLIMTMTPYHLHAEGHGLETVGLVISAHTFGMFAFSPLSGRLTDRFGANSIVLAGFAVLAAAGALAAVMPEGGAALAIPLFLLGVGWNLGFVAGSSLITSEAPLGDRARLQGASDALVWATAAAASFVSGYVVLTASYAFLAVVGAGLAVLLAAAVALDTRSSRTMPA; encoded by the coding sequence ATGTTGCCGCCCTCAACGCCCGAGATCGAGCGCCATCGCTCCCGTGCGCTCGCGACCTACTTCACGGCGGCGGCGCTGACGAGCATCGCCTACATCGCGACCTTCACGGTGGCATCGCTGGCTGCGCCGGAGATCACCGGCTCGGCCGGCTCCAGCGGCTGGCCCAGTGCGATCGCCGTCGCCGGCACGGCCCTTGCAGCTTCGTTCCTCTCATCCGTCATGGCGCGCCGAGGCCGTCGGGCGGGGATCGTCCTGGGCCTCGCTGTCGCTGTCGCCGGCGGTGCGCTGGCAGTGATCGCCGTGACGGCGGCGTCGCTGATACTCCTCCTCGTTGGCTCCGCGCTGGTCGGATTTGGCAACGCCGCCATGAACCTGAGCCGTTACGCCGCCGCGGACCTCTTCCCGGTCGACCGTCGCGCCGGGGCGCTCGGTTTCGTCGTGTGGGGCAGCACCATCGGCGCCGTGGTGGGCCCGAACCTGGTCGCACCAGCCGGTGGCATCGCGCCAACCTTGGGCCTCCTGCCGCTGGCCGGGGGCTTCGCGATGGCGTTCGTGTTCCTGCTCGCTGCGCTGGCGGTAGCCACCCTGGGTCCTCGAGCACCGATCCAGCCGCACCTGGACGAGCCGACGCGGGCGGTCGGCGAGCGGCCGAACTCCCAGCGTCGCCTGCTGGTCGACCTGCTACGAAAGCCGCAGGGGCGCACCGCCCTCGTCGCCTTGGTGACCAGCCAGCTGGTGATGACCCTGATCATGACCATGACCCCGTACCACCTCCACGCCGAGGGTCACGGGCTGGAGACGGTTGGCCTCGTGATCAGCGCCCACACCTTTGGCATGTTCGCTTTCTCGCCGCTCTCGGGACGGTTGACGGACCGATTCGGCGCGAATTCAATCGTCCTCGCTGGCTTCGCGGTCCTCGCCGCGGCCGGGGCGCTCGCTGCCGTGATGCCCGAGGGCGGGGCGGCGCTGGCGATCCCACTGTTCCTTCTGGGCGTCGGCTGGAACCTCGGCTTCGTGGCGGGCAGCTCATTGATCACCTCCGAGGCCCCGCTCGGGGACCGGGCACGCCTGCAGGGCGCCAGCGATGCCCTTGTGTGGGCAACTGCCGCCGCGGCCAGCTTCGTCTCCGGCTACGTGGTGCTCACCGCGAGCTACGCGTTCCTGGCTGTCGTTGGCGCCGGCCTGGCGGTCCTCCTGGCCGCTGCTGTCGCCCTGGACACGCGCTCCTCGCGGACAATGCCGGCCTGA
- a CDS encoding RNA polymerase sigma factor, protein MQRELVELARSGDREAFSALAASVVDRLYATAMLILRDHSMADDATQETIVRAWRDLPSLRDPDRFDAWLRRLLVNACHDEGRRQRQRRPEMTLLPIHEPAVADSNAALAERDALERGFRRLTPDHRTALVLHHYMGLSLPEVADAIGVPLGTVKSRVHHATQALRAALEADARSGGMTKGGTA, encoded by the coding sequence GTGCAGCGCGAGCTGGTCGAGCTGGCAAGGAGCGGCGATCGAGAAGCGTTCTCGGCGCTGGCGGCCAGCGTCGTGGATCGGCTGTACGCCACCGCCATGCTCATCCTGCGCGACCACTCCATGGCCGATGACGCAACCCAGGAGACGATTGTGCGCGCCTGGCGCGACCTGCCCTCGCTGCGCGATCCGGATCGGTTCGACGCCTGGCTGCGACGCCTGCTAGTCAATGCTTGCCACGACGAAGGCAGGCGACAGCGGCAGCGCCGTCCCGAGATGACGTTGCTTCCCATCCACGAGCCCGCGGTCGCAGATTCGAACGCGGCATTGGCGGAGCGGGACGCGCTGGAGCGTGGATTCCGCCGGCTGACGCCGGATCACCGCACGGCACTGGTGCTCCACCACTACATGGGGCTGTCCCTGCCCGAAGTCGCCGACGCCATCGGCGTCCCGCTCGGGACGGTCAAATCCCGCGTCCATCACGCGACCCAGGCACTTCGAGCGGCGCTGGAGGCCGATGCCCGCAGCGGCGGCATGACGAAAGGCGGCACGGCATGA
- a CDS encoding sigma factor, with protein sequence MRPPLMLKASVVQRELVELARSGDREAFSALAASVVDRLYATAMLILRDHSMADDATQETIVRAWRDRHGCWRSR encoded by the coding sequence GTGCGCCCGCCATTGATGTTGAAGGCATCGGTGGTGCAGCGCGAGCTGGTCGAGCTGGCAAGGAGCGGCGATCGAGAAGCGTTCTCGGCGCTGGCGGCCAGCGTCGTGGATCGGCTGTACGCCACCGCCATGCTCATCCTGCGCGACCACTCCATGGCCGATGACGCAACCCAGGAGACGATTGTGCGCGCCTGGCGCGACCGCCATGGTTGTTGGCGGTCGAGGTAA
- a CDS encoding dienelactone hydrolase family protein yields MGQMTRLQTAAGDTDAYLAPARPSPGPPVLLLHAWWGLTEMMRDLADRLAGDGFTVLAPDLFNGTVLTTIDEAEANLGVVEPDEAAGDRLLGRVSAALDHLLALPDVAGDRAGVIGFSFGAAYGWQLVAKRPEAAAFVSYYGGIGTELPGDAEKGIRPAYLAHFAADDPYEDDAAGVPGLVARLAQEGTGSAAYLYDGTSHWFAEPDRPEYTEEASELAYRRTVEFLRSNLS; encoded by the coding sequence ATGGGACAGATGACACGACTTCAGACCGCCGCCGGCGACACCGACGCCTACCTCGCCCCGGCCCGACCATCCCCCGGTCCGCCGGTCTTGCTGCTGCACGCCTGGTGGGGCCTGACCGAGATGATGCGCGACCTCGCCGACCGCCTGGCAGGCGACGGCTTCACCGTGCTGGCGCCGGACCTCTTCAACGGGACCGTGCTCACAACGATCGACGAGGCGGAGGCCAACCTTGGGGTGGTCGAGCCGGACGAGGCCGCCGGAGACAGGCTCCTCGGCCGGGTATCGGCGGCACTCGACCATTTGTTGGCCCTTCCCGATGTCGCCGGCGACCGCGCGGGCGTCATCGGCTTCAGCTTCGGCGCCGCGTATGGATGGCAGCTGGTCGCGAAGCGGCCGGAGGCCGCCGCCTTTGTCAGCTATTACGGCGGCATCGGGACCGAGCTGCCAGGAGACGCGGAGAAGGGCATCCGGCCCGCCTACCTCGCGCATTTCGCCGCCGACGACCCGTATGAGGATGACGCGGCCGGCGTCCCCGGGCTCGTCGCCCGACTGGCGCAGGAGGGCACCGGATCGGCGGCCTACCTGTACGACGGCACCAGCCACTGGTTCGCCGAGCCCGATCGCCCCGAGTACACCGAGGAGGCGAGCGAACTCGCCTATCGTCGCACCGTCGAGTTCCTGCGCTCCAACCTGTCCTGA
- a CDS encoding PHP domain-containing protein — translation MDTPDGYCELHAHSNFSFRDGASHPEELIARAAVLGMLALAVTDHAGLYGAVRLSKAAAQTRTDEARDAGLSPVTAIIGIELTIPRNEGELRLARRGRKLNDPFRGEHASRGWPGELHAGPIPGDHLVVLARDAAGYTALSRLASRGHLAGEKQFPIFARELVEEGLDDGHGHLIGLSGCRNGEVPRHLLAGERDAAREAAQRWASHFPDGDYAVELSHHLEPDDDWLTAQLAELAEETGLPTVVTNQVHYAAAGGHRLQDVLVCIRHGASLDEARELLLPNAEYRLKGGDELAAIGAGLSNAPARRAWEAGMAQAAAIGRSCRLDLDFERYRFPGFTVPERETPFSYLYQRAHEGLRVRYRPITRQAVKQLAHELEIIERTNLAEFFLIVWDLMEFARRKGIIGQGRGSAGDSIVAYCLGITKVDPIAHKLLFERFINEARTLPDIDIDFDVNRREEVIQYLYTRYGEDHAAMVCTVITYRARSAVREVAKALGFPLEAVDRVAKALDTRDASDVARDLALDGGFGWLFEEAGLDMQAEAIPSGRDGRGHADAAAGAITRQPSDSPWHGSARPALALPLRPDLADAESRARDAAGDHDGRPYSESGWVPPRRPKVFDQSVVSVKYEGWEQKRYGPGGLKLPEPRDNGTPGPSSERPSVVRVDPESGMPIEERRRPSVLPPMHGGNEIAPEAGFRWSPMHETNEATPEGIDPRDLMRPMNKAQEPAPHVAPRNRWQWLLQLCAEIDGFPRHLGIHVGGMLVTRTPLIDLVPIERATMPNRVVTQYDKEDIEALGLVKIDLLSLRTLGVVSECLDKIERDTGERIDLDQLPHDDPEVFKTIRAADTVGMFQIESRAQMQALPKSRPERFEDLVVQVAIIRPGPIQGNAVHPYLRRRAGQEPVTYLHPSLQPILEDTLGVILYQEQVMQIAIEVCGYTALEADIFRKAMGSHRSHQKMQAERDRFVGGAMRTGLTEPDADDLFRRCSAFAEFGFARAHAAAFAKITYDTAWLKQRYPAYYYAGVLNNQPMGFYSPAVIVGDAKRHGVRVLPVDVNASRWEHEVELQPEAKAALRLGMRQVKGIDESARETLERERAIGPYTGVRDFVARTGQGEQVVERLIAIGAFDWTDAPRRELLWQLRSTLADANPARPALGLTDDAQRELGATLPPMSFAERVAADYRELGLSPTAHAAELFRERLTQRGVLPIAEAGKRRNRSRIRLAGLAVSIQHPMTAKNFVFIALEDETAMINVTVRPQVYTAHRAILHRNPLLVIDGILQVEGEVLNVVARRIHPVATVIAEDARETRLELAKQQRLFR, via the coding sequence ATGGACACGCCGGACGGCTACTGCGAGCTCCACGCGCACTCCAACTTCAGCTTCCGGGACGGGGCGAGCCATCCAGAGGAGCTGATCGCGCGGGCGGCGGTGCTGGGCATGCTGGCGCTGGCGGTCACCGACCACGCCGGCCTGTATGGCGCGGTCCGCCTGTCGAAGGCGGCTGCCCAGACCCGGACCGATGAAGCCCGGGACGCCGGCCTGTCACCGGTCACCGCCATTATCGGGATCGAGCTGACCATCCCGCGAAACGAGGGCGAGCTGCGCTTGGCTCGCCGCGGCCGGAAGCTTAACGACCCGTTTCGCGGGGAGCATGCGAGCCGAGGCTGGCCCGGCGAGCTGCATGCCGGCCCGATCCCCGGCGATCACCTCGTCGTGCTGGCCCGTGACGCCGCCGGCTACACCGCCCTGTCGCGGCTCGCCAGCCGTGGCCACCTCGCCGGGGAGAAGCAGTTCCCGATCTTCGCGCGGGAGCTGGTCGAGGAGGGACTCGACGACGGTCACGGCCACCTGATCGGGCTGTCCGGCTGCCGCAATGGGGAGGTGCCACGCCACCTGCTGGCCGGGGAGCGGGATGCTGCGCGCGAGGCAGCGCAACGCTGGGCGAGCCACTTTCCGGACGGCGACTACGCGGTGGAGCTGTCGCACCATCTCGAGCCCGATGACGACTGGCTCACGGCGCAGCTTGCCGAGCTGGCGGAGGAGACCGGGCTGCCGACCGTCGTCACCAACCAGGTGCACTACGCGGCGGCCGGGGGCCATCGGCTGCAGGACGTGCTGGTCTGCATCCGCCATGGCGCAAGCCTCGACGAGGCGCGCGAGCTGCTCCTCCCCAACGCCGAGTACCGCCTGAAAGGCGGGGACGAGCTGGCCGCCATCGGCGCAGGACTGTCCAACGCGCCCGCCCGCCGGGCCTGGGAGGCGGGGATGGCACAGGCGGCCGCCATCGGCCGGTCCTGCAGGCTGGACCTGGACTTCGAGCGCTATCGGTTTCCGGGCTTCACGGTCCCCGAGAGAGAGACGCCGTTCTCATATCTGTACCAGCGTGCACACGAGGGCTTACGCGTCCGTTATCGGCCCATTACCAGGCAGGCGGTGAAGCAGCTGGCGCACGAGCTGGAGATCATCGAGCGCACCAACCTGGCCGAGTTCTTCCTGATCGTGTGGGACCTGATGGAGTTCGCGCGGCGCAAGGGGATCATCGGCCAGGGGAGGGGGAGTGCCGGCGACTCGATCGTGGCCTACTGCCTTGGCATCACCAAGGTCGACCCGATCGCCCACAAGCTCCTCTTCGAGCGCTTCATCAACGAGGCTCGCACCCTCCCCGATATCGACATCGACTTCGACGTCAACCGCCGCGAGGAGGTGATCCAGTACCTCTACACCCGCTACGGCGAGGACCACGCGGCCATGGTCTGCACGGTGATCACCTACCGAGCCCGATCCGCCGTGCGCGAGGTGGCCAAGGCGCTGGGCTTCCCGCTCGAGGCGGTCGACCGGGTGGCCAAGGCGCTCGACACGCGCGACGCCTCCGACGTTGCCCGCGACCTGGCTCTGGATGGCGGCTTCGGCTGGCTCTTCGAGGAGGCCGGCCTGGATATGCAGGCGGAGGCGATCCCGTCAGGCCGTGATGGCCGAGGCCATGCCGATGCAGCGGCAGGCGCCATCACGCGTCAGCCCTCCGACTCCCCGTGGCATGGCTCCGCCCGACCGGCGCTGGCACTCCCGCTGCGCCCTGACCTGGCCGATGCCGAGTCGCGCGCCCGTGACGCCGCCGGCGACCACGACGGGCGGCCCTACAGCGAGAGCGGCTGGGTGCCGCCGCGCCGTCCGAAGGTCTTCGACCAGTCGGTCGTATCGGTCAAGTACGAGGGCTGGGAGCAGAAGCGCTATGGCCCGGGCGGCCTGAAGCTGCCCGAGCCGCGCGACAACGGCACGCCCGGACCGTCGAGCGAGCGGCCAAGCGTGGTGCGGGTGGACCCGGAGAGCGGCATGCCGATCGAGGAGCGGCGTCGCCCGAGCGTGCTGCCACCGATGCATGGGGGGAATGAAATCGCACCGGAGGCAGGCTTCCGGTGGTCTCCCATGCACGAGACGAATGAGGCAACACCGGAAGGGATCGATCCGCGCGATCTGATGCGCCCTATGAATAAGGCGCAGGAGCCCGCCCCCCACGTTGCGCCGCGCAACCGGTGGCAGTGGCTCCTCCAGCTGTGCGCGGAGATCGACGGCTTCCCGCGTCACCTGGGGATCCACGTCGGCGGGATGCTCGTCACCCGCACCCCGCTGATCGACCTCGTCCCGATCGAGCGCGCCACGATGCCCAACCGGGTCGTGACCCAGTACGACAAGGAGGACATCGAGGCGCTGGGGCTCGTGAAGATCGACCTCCTCTCCCTGCGAACCCTGGGCGTGGTCAGCGAGTGCCTCGACAAGATCGAGCGCGACACGGGCGAGCGCATCGACCTCGACCAACTCCCCCACGACGACCCCGAGGTGTTCAAGACGATCCGGGCCGCCGACACGGTCGGCATGTTCCAGATCGAGAGCCGCGCCCAGATGCAGGCGCTGCCCAAGAGCCGGCCGGAGCGCTTCGAGGACCTGGTGGTGCAGGTCGCGATCATCCGGCCCGGCCCGATCCAGGGCAACGCGGTGCATCCGTATCTGAGAAGAAGGGCAGGGCAGGAACCGGTCACCTACCTCCATCCCAGCCTGCAGCCGATCCTGGAGGACACCCTGGGCGTGATCCTGTACCAGGAGCAGGTGATGCAGATCGCGATCGAGGTGTGCGGCTACACGGCGCTCGAGGCGGATATCTTCCGCAAGGCGATGGGCTCACATCGGTCGCACCAGAAGATGCAGGCCGAGCGCGATCGGTTCGTGGGCGGTGCCATGCGCACGGGGCTGACGGAACCCGACGCAGACGATCTCTTCCGTCGCTGCTCCGCCTTCGCCGAGTTCGGGTTCGCGCGGGCCCACGCCGCCGCCTTCGCCAAGATCACCTACGACACCGCCTGGCTGAAGCAGCGCTACCCGGCCTACTACTATGCCGGCGTCCTCAACAACCAGCCGATGGGCTTCTACTCGCCGGCCGTGATCGTGGGCGACGCCAAGCGGCATGGAGTGCGGGTGCTGCCGGTCGACGTCAACGCCTCGCGCTGGGAGCACGAGGTCGAGCTCCAGCCTGAAGCCAAAGCCGCGCTGCGGCTGGGGATGCGCCAGGTGAAGGGGATCGACGAGTCAGCGCGCGAGACGCTGGAGCGCGAGCGCGCCATCGGTCCGTATACGGGCGTGCGCGACTTCGTGGCGCGCACGGGCCAGGGCGAGCAGGTGGTCGAGCGGCTGATCGCCATTGGGGCGTTCGACTGGACCGATGCGCCCCGCCGCGAGCTGCTCTGGCAGCTGCGCAGCACCCTGGCCGATGCCAACCCCGCTCGTCCCGCGCTGGGCCTCACCGACGACGCGCAGCGCGAGCTCGGGGCGACGCTGCCGCCGATGTCCTTCGCCGAGCGGGTGGCGGCCGACTACCGGGAGCTGGGCCTCTCGCCGACGGCCCACGCAGCGGAGCTCTTCCGGGAGCGGCTCACTCAGCGGGGAGTGCTGCCGATTGCGGAGGCGGGGAAGCGGCGCAATCGGTCACGCATTCGGCTGGCTGGCCTGGCGGTGAGCATCCAGCACCCCATGACCGCAAAAAACTTCGTCTTCATCGCGCTCGAGGACGAGACTGCCATGATCAACGTCACGGTGCGGCCGCAGGTCTACACCGCGCACCGCGCCATCCTGCACCGAAACCCGCTGCTGGTGATCGACGGGATCCTGCAGGTCGAGGGCGAGGTGCTGAACGTGGTGGCGCGGCGCATCCACCCGGTCGCGACCGTGATCGCCGAGGACGCCCGCGAGACGCGC